A stretch of Flavobacterium sp. N2270 DNA encodes these proteins:
- a CDS encoding M1 family aminopeptidase yields the protein MKNLLLNLLLISTLFSYSQTENEDFNRMIEAEMKSASSTINFRANTNTQDYDVTYHELRFTVDPAVYFINGEVTTTFTALTDMNTVTFDMANELTASSVTINSIPVSYSRSVNNEIIITLPATLTTNSSQTVKIIYSGAPPQSGFSAFAANEYHNGVPVMWTLSEPYGARDWWPCKQDLSDKIASIDVYITSPSAYVSVSNGIEQSIVDNGDGTKTTHFHHGYPIPAYLIAIASTNYQIYNQQAGLGTVASPFFPIVNYIYPETATSTQASLAVTPTIMNLFESLIGDYPFRNEKYGHAQFGWGGGMEHTTVSFMGGWSRSLIAHELAHQWFGDQITCGTWKDIWLNEGITEYMAGIVVENLDGATSFVSWKNSKINSITSQTGGNLYLTDAQIQNINTIFSSRITYNKGSMVTNMIRYKMGDTNFFQALKNYLADPALAYQYAVTPQFQNHLEMASGLDFTEFFNDWVYNEGYPTYTITGQNWGAGQARILVNQTQSHASVSYFEMPITVRLSGSGGQTQDFILDNTTNNQEFIVNVPFQVTNVEFDPNKDIISRNNTATLSNEQFELENSVVLYPNPSDNELHIKLPNSIELKEVEFYNAIGQLTLTKNTTDFSVSQLNNGVHFVKITTNQGVIHKNFIKK from the coding sequence ATGAAAAACCTACTCTTAAACCTATTGTTAATCAGTACTTTATTTAGTTATTCACAAACTGAAAATGAAGATTTCAATAGAATGATTGAAGCCGAAATGAAATCTGCTTCTTCAACAATTAACTTTAGAGCAAATACAAATACTCAAGATTATGATGTGACTTATCATGAATTAAGATTCACTGTTGACCCTGCTGTATATTTTATAAATGGAGAAGTTACAACTACATTTACTGCCTTAACAGATATGAATACTGTTACATTTGACATGGCTAATGAACTAACAGCTAGTAGTGTTACCATAAACTCAATCCCAGTAAGTTACTCAAGAAGCGTTAATAATGAAATTATTATTACTCTTCCAGCTACGTTAACAACCAATAGTAGTCAAACAGTTAAAATAATATATTCTGGAGCTCCTCCTCAAAGCGGGTTTAGCGCTTTTGCTGCAAACGAATACCACAATGGAGTACCCGTTATGTGGACACTTTCGGAACCTTATGGAGCAAGAGATTGGTGGCCTTGCAAACAAGACTTGAGTGATAAAATAGCAAGTATTGATGTTTATATTACTTCTCCATCAGCATATGTTAGTGTTTCAAATGGAATAGAACAATCCATAGTAGATAATGGAGACGGAACAAAAACAACTCATTTTCATCATGGATATCCAATTCCTGCCTACTTGATAGCAATTGCATCTACAAACTATCAAATATATAATCAACAAGCTGGCCTTGGAACCGTAGCAAGCCCATTTTTTCCAATTGTAAATTATATTTACCCAGAAACCGCAACATCAACTCAAGCAAGTTTAGCGGTAACACCAACCATCATGAATCTATTTGAAAGTTTAATTGGAGATTATCCTTTTAGAAATGAAAAATATGGCCATGCTCAGTTTGGCTGGGGAGGGGGAATGGAACATACAACGGTTTCTTTTATGGGAGGCTGGTCTAGAAGTTTAATTGCTCATGAACTAGCACATCAATGGTTTGGAGACCAAATTACATGTGGCACATGGAAAGACATTTGGCTAAATGAAGGAATTACAGAGTACATGGCGGGTATAGTTGTAGAAAACCTAGACGGAGCAACTTCTTTTGTAAGTTGGAAAAACAGTAAAATAAACAGTATTACATCTCAAACTGGTGGAAATCTATATCTAACAGATGCCCAAATACAAAACATTAACACTATTTTTAGCAGTAGAATAACATATAACAAAGGGTCTATGGTAACGAACATGATTCGATATAAAATGGGAGATACTAATTTTTTCCAAGCTTTAAAAAATTACTTAGCTGATCCAGCTTTAGCCTATCAATATGCTGTAACACCTCAATTTCAGAACCATTTAGAAATGGCTTCTGGATTAGATTTTACAGAATTTTTTAATGATTGGGTATATAATGAAGGTTACCCAACTTATACAATTACAGGCCAAAATTGGGGTGCGGGCCAAGCACGAATTTTAGTAAATCAAACACAATCTCATGCATCTGTAAGTTATTTTGAAATGCCAATTACAGTTCGTTTATCTGGCTCTGGCGGTCAAACACAAGATTTCATATTAGACAACACAACAAATAATCAAGAATTTATCGTTAACGTTCCTTTTCAAGTTACAAACGTAGAATTTGACCCAAATAAGGATATTATTTCAAGAAACAATACAGCAACTTTATCAAACGAACAATTTGAATTAGAAAACTCAGTAGTACTTTATCCTAACCCAAGCGATAACGAATTACACATAAAACTACCAAACTCTATTGAATTAAAAGAAGTAGAATTCTACAACGCAATAGGCCAATTAACGCTCACAAAGAACACAACTGACTTTTCTGTTAGCCAACTAAATAACGGAGTACATTTCGTAAAAATCACAACCAACCAAGGGGTAATTCATAAAAATTTTATAAAAAAATAG
- the rseP gene encoding RIP metalloprotease RseP, producing MIQLAQILFILSVLVILHEFGHYITAKMFKVRVEKFYLFMDAGFSLIKKKIGETEWGIGWLPLGGYVKLSGMIDESMDTDQMNTEPQPWEFRSKPAWQRLIIMLGGIIVNILLAWFIYTTMFATVGQKYISSEVVQKNGLAFGEVGKSVGFKDGDKIISVDGKFQPKFNWLIIDILLSEKIELERNGEKINISLTDEQKGKIISTEGKDFVHARLTNVSIDSITKNSLAEKAGLQKGDNIVGINGAKITYFDELGTELSKHKNDSVSLDVNRNNAIVEIKTLVGEDGKLGFIQGSINKDDYQVINKLSIGEAIPAAVKESWQLLAYNVKQFKLILSPKTEAYKQVQSPVGIARRLPDTWNWEFIWNFTALFSIGLAFMNLLPIPGLDGGHALFTIVEMITGKTLSIKAAERVQTFGMIILLTLMALTFGKDIYQLVADKFF from the coding sequence ATGATTCAATTAGCACAAATATTATTTATACTTTCAGTATTAGTTATTCTTCATGAATTTGGCCACTACATTACCGCAAAAATGTTTAAAGTTAGAGTTGAAAAATTCTATCTTTTTATGGATGCTGGGTTTTCATTAATAAAGAAAAAAATAGGAGAAACAGAATGGGGAATTGGATGGTTACCTTTAGGTGGTTATGTGAAACTTTCAGGGATGATTGATGAAAGCATGGATACCGATCAAATGAACACAGAACCTCAGCCTTGGGAATTTCGTTCTAAACCAGCATGGCAACGTTTAATTATTATGCTTGGTGGAATTATTGTAAATATATTACTAGCTTGGTTTATTTACACCACAATGTTTGCAACAGTAGGGCAAAAATATATTTCATCAGAAGTAGTTCAAAAAAACGGATTAGCTTTTGGAGAAGTTGGTAAAAGTGTAGGTTTTAAAGACGGAGATAAAATCATTTCAGTTGACGGAAAATTTCAACCAAAATTTAATTGGTTGATTATTGATATTCTTTTAAGTGAAAAAATTGAGCTAGAAAGAAACGGAGAAAAAATAAATATTTCATTAACTGATGAACAAAAAGGAAAAATTATCTCTACCGAAGGGAAAGACTTTGTTCATGCAAGATTAACTAATGTTTCTATAGATTCTATAACTAAAAATAGTTTAGCAGAAAAAGCTGGATTACAAAAAGGAGATAATATCGTAGGAATTAACGGAGCTAAAATTACATATTTCGATGAATTAGGAACTGAATTATCTAAGCATAAAAATGATTCTGTTTCATTAGACGTAAACAGAAATAATGCAATTGTTGAAATTAAAACTTTAGTTGGAGAAGATGGCAAATTAGGATTTATTCAAGGCAGTATCAATAAAGATGATTATCAAGTTATCAATAAACTAAGCATTGGAGAAGCTATTCCTGCAGCAGTTAAAGAATCATGGCAATTATTAGCTTATAACGTAAAACAGTTTAAATTAATTTTAAGTCCTAAAACAGAAGCATACAAGCAAGTTCAAAGTCCAGTTGGAATAGCACGTCGTCTACCAGACACGTGGAATTGGGAATTTATTTGGAACTTTACAGCTTTATTTTCAATTGGTTTAGCTTTCATGAATTTATTACCAATACCTGGTTTAGATGGCGGACATGCATTATTTACCATTGTTGAAATGATTACCGGAAAGACATTAAGCATAAAAGCAGCAGAAAGAGTACAGACTTTCGGAATGATTATCTTACTGACTTTAATGGCTTTAACTTTCGGAAAAGACATCTATCAACTAGTTGCAGATAAATTTTTCTAA